Within the Sarcophilus harrisii chromosome 2, mSarHar1.11, whole genome shotgun sequence genome, the region AGTTTGtccccttgttttacaaatggaTATATGTGGTTCAGTGAATGGAGCAGTGGATTTAGGATGGGAAGACTCAGATTTGAAACATAGTTCTGCTCACTACCCTAGTTCCTTTGTACAAATCATCTAAAATCCTCTGGgccagtttttctcatctgtaaaatgctagACTAGATTACCCCTAGggtccttttcagctttaaatctataaaccTACCAAAAGAGGTCCAAAGGATTGGTCCAAAGCATTCACGTCAAAAACAGTGATACTTTTCTCAGAGGAACTAGCTTAATTTCAAGTCTTTTTCAGgtaagagaattggattcaaattcagcaaCTCTGGTCCCAAGTCTACCACTGGCTAGCTTTCCGACTTAGGGAAACCAATGAACATTTCTAagctttttccttatctgtaaaatgggcacagGTAATAATTCTTGCTCTCCTTCCCTCATCAGGctattttcagtttcaagtaaAAGAAGGTTTTTAATGGATATCTGTCATGAGGATAAGCCTAGTTAAGTGCAAAGAAGTTCATTCCCTAAAGGTAGTccatcaaatgattttttttttttttttttggctagagTAATTCATGAAGTACtaagaaataaagatgatttaGTCTATCTTTGAACACTTAAAGAGATTTTCCTTCTTGAaactaatttgtttctttttctgttataggccagaacttgaaacaaggttctaagtcagtggaattgatagagacaatagttatgtaatttagcatggttcattatgattgatttaatcctataaggagatgttatggaccagaacttgaaacaaggtaccaAGTAaaagttaaatctagtttagcattgatttaatcctacaacaaataatggtttcctagtgatatactCAGGGTGGGGGATATaaggagaagctctcagggccagaaaggaaaagcacactagaagctccggaagcctcagccaggattcagtcggggagattcagaagccagagaaggcagccctgtggagaacactgaaatcaAGATTCAGAAGGCCttcagaaaaactagccaagccctaagtgaaggagacaagactttgaaagagacaataaaggatttggactttaatacttggctgcatttggggtaattactgaactgaaactaagactgctcccagaagcccctcaagaaacctgctcccaaaaaacattacattttagagaagaatattacattttccCTTGTGAATATTTTTAAGAACCATTAAACACTGCACaagatattacatatttatatcagGGCAATATATAAGTCATCTAAGATTACATGAGCTcagtttttttctcatctgtaaaatactaGACTAGAGGTCCTCTGAGGTAAGCAAGAATGGAGCCTGGGCTTGGGATGAATTTTCCTCAGAATTCTTTGATGTCTACTGTTGCTGTTCAAAAGGGAAACTAGGAGAGCTTGATAAATATTCATAGAGGGATTCTGGCAGTAGATGGGAAGAAACTTACTCCTAATTCTCAAAACCTATGATTTCTCTGAAATTGTACAATATAGAGAAAAGAGCTTTGGACTTAAGAGACAGGGACCTGTGTTTGAATCCTGGCACTCACGTTAGCTAtgcaacaagtcacttaaccttgctgaGCTTTTGTTTCCTCTGAAAGTAGCATCCTAATACTTTCTTGCTTCTCTCTGGACTGTGAGAAAAGGTTAAGTGCCTACAAATTGGTGAGATTGCTGCAAAGCAGTAATGAAGTAGGCATTGCTGTAAGCCTTTGATTTTACAAAGGGAAGATTTTAGTATTGTGGAGTAAAATATCACTgtgcttgaaaaataaaaagataaaggtGGGTTTGAAATCCactttccttaatttcttatGTTACCCAACCCCATCCCAGGAATTAGCagtctgacaaaaaaaaaaaaaacatggctaAGTACAAAGAACATTAGACTTGGATTCAGAATGATACTCACATTTATATATGACCTTGGggcttataaagcacttttcttaagacttgggttcaagttccaGCTTTGCTACTTaggagctgtgtgaccttgggccattCACTTCCCTTTTCAGGGCTTCAGTttgctcacctataaaatgaaagcaataatcCTTGAGCTACCTACCTCAAGAGATtgttttgtgagaatcaaatgagatatttgtagagTGCTTAGTAATAATGCCTCCTCCAGTTTTCTGAGTCTCTTCAGGGGAATAACTTCCCAAGGACCTTATGTAGTAAGTACTTGGTACCTTTCTGATGGCACTTGTCATGTAAAACTATTACTGCTTTCtagttctgtctttttctcttactAGAGTTGATGAAGTGTCGACCATGAGTTGCCTAAACTATAACAATAACCCTGTGCATAAGATTCTGCATGTGACACTCAGTAAATGTAGAAGGAATAAatcaaagtgtgtgtgtatgtgtatatatatatatatatatatatatatatatatatatatatatacatgattatCTGACCTCTAACCTGAGTTTGGCTTTTGCCCCCACCTTTAAGCATTTGCAATACCTGGTCATTTTGTACCTAGACTTCCCTAGTCTTAATATCTGTCTTCTGAGCATTAGAGAGATCAGAGTGAGTTGGAGGGACAGCCACAGCCAAACACTCAATATGGAAAAGCATAGACAAAATCACTGACCTCCCACCTGAATCAAAGCAAAACACACTTAGCTCTGGGCATTGTCTCTGGTTGCCCCCCTTCCTAGAACCCAGTCAGTCCCTCCTCAGTTCTGCAGGCTTCTCCAGctttaagtcctaactaaaatcttattttataggAAGTCTTTTCTAATCTTAATTTTAGTGGCTTTTCTcaattatttcccagttttccttgtgtgtgtgtatatatatacacacacacacatatatatatgattgtatgttgtctcccctgttagacaacttcttgaggacagggctactattctctttttgtattccaaagctcttagcacagtgtctggcccaTAGTAGACCCTTAATGTTAGTTGGTTGATTGAccttataattggggaaaatacatttctttctttctatggcttcaatttattttttttttataatagatttGAAATAAGCTCACAGAGACAAAAGCAAGGCAATGATACAACTCATTGGAATTGCCATTCTCTATGATGTGTTTCTAACCATTCTGACCCAGCATTTGCACAAgatattacttatttttatcaGGTTAGTAGAAGGAAGCCAGGAGCTTAATGAgtttctttcagaattttctgATGGCTGCCAATGGCCATTTGGTATCAATTCCCCAAGAAATTCATCATGAAGGACAACATTGCATCTAGCAAAGATGTGACCAGGTAGAAGTGGATGAAAGGAACCTTTGAACATTAGAGAATCACTAAAACACTAAAATCAGACTTGGAGGAAAAGGGATGTCCCCAAAGATGACTCTTCCCAAATGCAATCCGGCCTTCAAAGCTTAATTATGCATCAGCTTGTATCTGGGGGTAATCTGGCTAGCATTGATCCCTAAAGTCTGGAAATCAGGCTTTCTGGATGGACAAAGAAAGCttcttaaaattcataaaaaagatGTCCACCACTGTGTCTGAGGAAGTATGGATGAGAGATTGTTGAGCACTGTGGCTGTCTCCAACTATAGTTCTTTTCATCTGTTTAGCTGAGAGAACCACCTTCTAGAAAACttgattttgtaaaaaaaaaaaaaaaaaaaaaaaaaaaaaatttttatgttggTCCCTTCAGGAAGCTGATCCTGTGCCCCTGATTAATGACCTTCCTGCTTGACCTCACATATTAGATAGCATAGATGCTGTCTGTCTGTTTACATGTGTTCTGTCCCCTTTTTAAACTGTCAGCTCCACACATACTTTCAAATTTCGCCCAACTTGAACCAGAGCAGAAGCTTTTAAAACGTGTGATGAAATGAATTGAGTTTGATTACACATTACTTCTACTCAAATAGTCTCTATTCTAATCAAACTGGCTTACTGGTACAGGACCTATTTCCCACCCTTGAGCTTTTGCAGAGTGTACCCCATGAGGAGAATTCTCTTTTCACTTCCTTCTCTCAGAATCTCTGACagccttcaaggctcagctcaagtgcCTTCTCCACCAGGGACATTACTTGTTCTCCCAGTTGTCCCATAATtcctttgtattaattttgtgtACATCCTGTATGTGTTTGTGAGTGAGAGTGAGCATGCTGTCACCCTGGTAggatataagctctttgagggtatgagccttcttttatctttgtatctccaatatcCAGTACAGTGCTTGGTTCacgtaggtgcataataaattctCGTTGATAAATTCATTAGTTGAGGAGAGGGCTGGAGTTATAACCAAGACAGAGGCTAAGGTTCTACTCAAGCAAGAGACTTGGGCTCTTATCAAGAAGGCCGGGATTATGGCCAGGGAAAAGGCAAGGATGCCAGTTATTGAGAAAAATGGTACTATCATCCAGCTAAGTACTGGCCATGgtcatggaaatggaaatgaacagaaaatatCAAACCTAGAATAGACAAACCTTTACTTAAATATAACCTAAGgctataagatttttttaaaaaatggatgctTTTCGGGTCCCTTCATGAGGGAAGAGGCTTAAAGAATGGACAGTGTAATGGGGAGTGAAGGCAATAGTATGTGGTAAGTAATATGTAGTGAATATCCACCACTGACCATTGTAGCTACCTCTTCCTAACCAAAGAAATGTTAGTTTTTCTTCTAGGTCATGACTTTTCTGGGAGAGTCAGTTCTGAATCAGGAGAACTTGTAATTGCTCAAAAATTGCTCCCTCTAACAGGGGAGACAACAGTTCTGTTCACCCTCTCTTTTCAGATAAGTTCAGAGGAAATCACCAATACAGCAACCTAGTCTTGCCTCTTCTGCTCCTTCTCTTTCCTGAATTCtcactatttccatttttcctacttcattttctttccaaccttaatgcatttattttgtaaacatcctatatttcctcatctgtgaacaTGTCTTATTTCTCTAAaggaatataagctctttgaggacaggaactgtcttttgtacttgtatctgaagtacttaacacagtgtctgacacatagtagacaatCAGTGCTCATTGGTGGTTGATTGCTGGATCAGTTGATTCCTTACCGGACCATGGCtgattatttctccatttttacaaGATGGGTCTGAAAGAGTTCATTTCAGTCATGATTCAGCATCTCCCATTAGAATGGCCTCCGACCAATGAAATGTTCTCAAAAACTGGAGACACTACAGCAGATGTCTGGGGATACCAGCAAGGGCCAGAGAAGGCTGTAAGTGATTCCCACATGTTTTAAATAGCATGTGCTCTTGGAAATCCAAGAAGGTCATGGAGCTGAGCAAGACTAATATGATTTAGAGCAAGAAATGACCTTGAGGTCATCTAGTGAAACCCTCTTGtcttacagatgagtaaactgaagcctggagaaaggaaaggactatgcaaaggtcacacaggtagtaggaAGGGACCAATACAAATGGCAGCCCAGCTTAGATTGTAGCTTCCAAAGATACAAGAATGATAATAAATAAGTGTAAAAAGAGTTAACAATACAACCtttaaaccaagaaaataaaagaccTAGGAGACTTAGTGGTCATGACGTGGCAAACCAATGGTATATATGACACCTAAGGTGGTGAGTTTGAGAAGGAAGAGGCCAGAGAGGGGGCTCCCTTTGCCCCAAAGGATGGGAGAGACAAAACATTTTGTGCTGTGGCTATTGGAGGAGTggcttccccttccctcctctcttcttcctctgccttGGCCTCCTCACCCTCTGCTCTTTGGTAACCCCGGAGGGGTGCCTAGCGGGACAGTGGGTTTTGTTTCAGGGAAATGAGCATAGATCGCATGCGGGATACATCCTTGCACTGCCTGCTGCTCTTGGGGttgaagtcacacagctgggcCACTTTCTCCCATTCTGTGCCAGGTACCTCTTCTTTAGACTCCTTCAGGAAGGCCTCTTCGGATGCTCTGCAGGAAGGAAAGACACAGCTAGAACTCCCCCAGAGTATGTAAGACCACTTTAACTGACAGCCCTAGAATCACAAAATCAACCAGAGTTAAAGCTGGAAAGCACTTCTTAGattccaactttctcatttcacATACAAAGAAATTGGATTCcataaaagggaaaggatttaTCCATGGTCACGTAGCTAGTAAACagaagagccagaattcaaactcaggcctCTGACTGCAGGTCATTGTGTATCCCTACCTTGGTATCTGGCCCTATTCCCAGATATTTTCAACTGATATTTCTAGCCTAAAACTTGCAATCCACAAATGGAATGAGCTGTTGCAGAAAAGAGTAGATCCTCAAGCTAGGTTAGATGACCACTTTTCAGGGCAGTAGTACAGGAAATAGATATATGGTTCTGGTATGGGCTAGATTAGATACCTATAAGGCAAATTCCATTCTGGGATTTGGGGAACCTTCCTGCTGAAGAATCCCTGTAAATTGTCTATCTATGCCAAAGATCTTTCCCTTCACCAGTCCCCACAACTCCCCAATACCCAATTTTCCTTACCTATTTTGTCCACTGTGCCTTCTGGAAGCCCTGTTCTATTATTGACAGACTGCTCTTTATATTAAATCCAAGTCATATTCCCTTTTTCCATTATTTATGTGAGTATGTATTAACTTGTGTACATgttgttttctccctttcttcctcattccATAGTTGCTTGAAGGCAGAAATGATTTTgtcttgtctttgtatcccaataTGTAGCACCGTGCTTGTTagggctcttaataaatgcttgttgaatgccACTGAATTATCCAATCATTGGTCCATTGGTCTAAATCTTAGAACTTCCAGAATTATTTAGTCTTCTATGCATTATTCTGTTTTGGACAAAAAGAGTCCTAAAAAGACCCCTTCTCAGTTTCCAAGGAACTCCTAATACTAAGGGAAACCTAATTCTAACAGAAAGAACATTtcattcagaaaaacttgagctTTCGTAAATACTTAAGGATTTCATCAGTGTGAGTACCTCATCCACCCATGCAGATTGCAACAACTTTACATCTTATCATGTGGTTCCATGGattcatggaaaaaaataattcagtggCCAACATCTGGTGATAAGgctctcaattcaattcaagcaGTACTTATTAACTGTATACCACGTGTAGCTCTCCATACTTAGGTTGGCTCATCCAGAGATGACAGATACAATCCATCATTCCTATACCCAGATTTTGCAGCTATATCGGAGTCACCAGCACTTATATTGGGCTGGCCCAGGCTCTGAGAGGCCAGGGTCATTTCCATGATAAAATGCAGTATTATAAGAAGACCTTGATAGAAGATCTGTGTATATCACAAGGAGAATGAGAGTGAGGCTTCAAGATAtagtagaaataattaaaagaagtgaGTTTGAAACCTGATCTTTTCCTTACAACCTAAGTGGCCTTaaacaggtcacttaacctgtttggttaacctcatttgtaaaagtagAGAGTTAAAGCAAAGGCTCCTCtttgttctaatattctatgttctaagattccCCTATGGTTCTTAAGTCCTGTGATCTTCCAGGTCAGATTTGAGATTTGGTAAAATCTGGATTATAGTCCAGACTAACTATGTGAGCCTAGACAAATAATTTCTAGGTGCcatggttttctcatttgtaaaatgatgaagaTTTTTCTTGCCTTATCTCCCTCATAGGACTGGTAGCTAGGACCTGAAGTTTATGAACATCCTTTGGAAATTATAAAGCACTCTACAAGAAAAAAGATGCTCATGATCTGGGAGACAAAGTAAACATGGATCTGGAAAGCATGCCCATTTATCCCATCAGCAATGATTGTGTCTATTTCTGAAAAGAAGAGAAACCCGGAGGTTGGCTTTCCTTGTCAGGAAATTTTCCCTaaatcttgaaaaatatttttctctgaagCCTATTATCTATTCCATCCATTTTATCACATCTGATGAtgctgggttgttttttttttttttttttcagctgaaagAAAGCTTTCTGGTCCCAAATCACTTATTACTAGTTTTATATCATAccagaattttagagctaaaatGGGCCTTAGAAAGCATTAGCCCATGTATCTAAAAAAGAACCTCCTCTTTATCAAGCCTTTTAAGTGGTCATCTATCAGCAATGAGGAACATCaggcagtccattccacttttagacagctctacttgttaaaggaattttttcttcACAGCAAGTCAAGATTTTTCTCCCTATAGCTTCTACCCATTGCTCTTGTTCTGTCCCCAAACTTATTCTGTGCATAGAATAAGTATCCACATAATAGCCATATAACAGCCCTCCAAATTTTTGAAGAGAACAATTTTTAcctcttctccaattcattgAACCAATTCTTTATATCTTCCCCTGTCCTTCCCCCCAGTGTGCTCTAACTTATCAATAATCTCCCTAAAATGAAGTAGTTAGAACTGGatataatattccagatgtgATGTTACTGAAGTGGATAGTGGAATTAGCATCTACCTCTTTCTTGACACTATTTATATTCCTTGATTCCTAGATCTACTTATATGGTCCTATTCTCTCCGATGATCTCCAGTCTTAACATTTCTAACCATCCATTGGACATCTTGAATTGAATGTCctataaacatcttaaactcaacatgtcaaaATGGAATATTTTCCCCATCCcaattatttccccccccccaaacctttccctcttcctaattttcctattgGCACTGAAAGTACCAATTATGCAATCACCCAGGCTAGAAATCTGAGTGTTATCTTGGACTCCTTACTCTCTATCATCCCCCATATCTAATTTATTGACAAGCTCTATTGATAACTTCAGAATTTCTCTCACATATTCCCCCTTCTCTGATACTGCCAAGAACCTTGGTGCAGGCCCTCATTACCTCACATCTGGACTACTGGAGTAGCCTACTGTGTTGTCTGCCTACTATAAGCTCCCTGCTCCAATATTTCCAGCCAAGTCAAAGTGATCTTCCAACAGCCCAGGTCTGACCAGGACCAAAAGTCCGCCCATCACTTCTCTCTACTCCACCAAACTCAACAAACTCCAGCACCTCTAGGAACAAATAGGAAATTccttgtttggtttttaaagcccttcataatgggcccctcttccctttccaatcttctcataCCTCACACTCCTATATATGTATTGTGCTGCCAAGTGACAACAGTTTCCTTACTAGTCCTTGAACAAGagactccatctcccaactccaggCATTTTTACCAGCTATCTTCCATATctagaatattctccctcctcacctccacctcctcGTTTCCCTGGCAGCCTGAAGCCCCCTTCATATtactgccttccctctgttgactATTTGCTATAGATCAGGTATATTGTTTTTCTGTACATAGCTGTTTTCCTGGTGTCTCTCCTATTACACTTAGCTTCTTGAGAACGGGCTgatttttgtctgtctttctgttccCAGTATGTAATATAGTGCTTCCCTGATGGCATATATACAATTGAACAAATTGAGTGATGATTGACTATTAGCCAGACTTTCAAGTTTTATGTCATTTGCAGATTTGTTAAGCATTCCATCCATGCCTTTGTCCAGGTCATTggtaaaaatattgaaaggaacAGAGCCAGAAGTAGTCTCAGGGTCTCTGTTACAGACTTTCCCCTACCTAGGTCAGCCTCTCCTAGGTttgctttctcctcctcctgACCCAAGCAAGAGTGTCATGCTGGGCTTCCCTTGGAGTCACACTTTAACTCTCAAGGTTATCTTGCTGTGCCAAAGAACCCTCCCCACTCCATCCTAGGGGGCCTGGAGATCATGGAATTTCAGCTTCCCTCACAGGGCTGTGACAAGGAAAGCTGAACACccattgtaaaccttaaagtatgacaaaaatggaaactaTGGTCAACGTGTGTcatcattaccaccaccaccattgtcatcatcattatagaAGCAACGAGGAACGGCAGACAGACAGCGTCTGGACcccagagccaggaagacttgtGTTCAATTCCCACTTTTCGAGGACTGTTGCATAGAAGATGCCATCCTGAGTTtgggcagctacatggtgcagtggatggagtgccaggtctgaagtcagggagacctgagttcaaatctggcctcagagaaattactagctatgtgaccctaagcaagtgacttaaccttttgtgcctcagtttcctcatcttaaaaatgatttggaaaaggagatggcaaactgctccagtgtctttgccaagaaaatcccaaatagggtcataaagaggtggtcacaactgaacaacaacaaattcttaGAGATTTTTCTCCTCCAGTAGTTACTTAAGATGATGAAATCACTGGCCCAGTCCCTGTCCCTGTTATTATTAGATTCTGTCATCTGTAAATAGAATTATAGCTCCCATACTGTTCTCCCACTAAGCCCCGCCATGTTTCTTTGGCCTCCCAGGCTCAGGTGTGCAGGAAGCATCAGCCAGCTGTGGCCATTCATCAGGAATCTCACCCAACACACCGCTCTCCTCCCCAAGCTGCTCTTGGGACAGGTAAGCAAAGGAGACACGTACACGTAACCTATGATGTCGGCATCTGGTTGCTGGTAGAATGCTTTGTCAGCGATCCTTGAGGGGAAGGGTTAGGCAGGGGAAGACAGGACGAGAAGAAAGAGGCAGGCAGAAAGGTTAAAGAGAAAGACAACATTAGTTAGTGAAGCCCAGGGGATGTTAGAAGCACCAGCCCATTTGGGAAGGCAGCAGGGCTACTCACACCCCTTcgtaagaagggaggaaagaagaaagggtgaGGGTTTCTCAAATCAGATGTTTTCATTTAGTGTCAAAGCAGGCAATCCTGGAACAAGCAGAGAAGAAGAGACCCCAACGCAGTGTCTGAGCTCCCCACAGTTGTGTCCTGGTCTAATAGGGTCCTAGGCCGCCTCCAGTTTTGCAACATGTCAGGGCCTTTGGCCTCCAGAGACCATCAAATGGCCCCTTTAACTTCTTAGGAACCCTTTCCATTTCAGCAATAAGCAGTGGCCAGTTCCCAACTCCCTACTGGGCAGGGAAAGGATGTACAGCTGAATATCTGGGAAGAGCTGTgtctttgaagaaagaaataggacCATTATAATGTGGTTAAGTTGTGGTGAAGGGCCAAGGAGGCTGCTCTGATTAGAAAAGAAAGCCACCTATTTAGTTGgtctctctctgccttcccaAATACCTTTCATCCTCCCAGAAATCCCCTTCTAAAGATCTAATCTGCCCTTCTACTCATACCTTTCCATATTACTCTTGAATACTCTTTTCCCTCTTGCCCTCACTCTCTTCAATATCCCCTACTCTCCCATCTCAATCCTCCCAATGCTCCTTACCCTCCCAGATGTCCCTGTGCCTTACTACCCAGATTCCTCTAATTCTTCCACCTTCCCAAACACCTTCTACTCTCCCAAACTCCTCTTTCTTTGAACTACCTCCTTGTCCACATGTCCCTTCCCCATATGCCCCTTGCCCTCTCCCCAAACCTCTGTGCCCCAGGTCCCCTCCCCAGATGCTTCTTATACCTCATACCTGTTGCTGACTTTGTTTTTTTCCACCTGCTCATTCTGTCGCACATTCCATTCTTCAAGGTCCCTCTTTGCCTTCTCCCGCCATTCTTGCTCAGTCACCTTAGAAGCTGCATCTGGGGTTCAAACAGGGGATTAAGTACAGGGAGCCACTGAGGCCTGACTTCCCTCCCCAAATCCCTTCTCCCCATGTCTCTTGCCCTCCCCAATTTCCCAGGGCAGGTCAATGTGCCAGAGCATAGAAGGGGCAACAATATAAACAGGAATGCCATTCCCTGCAAGGGCCCCAGTGTGCCAGAGACAGACCAAGCTGCCAGGCCCCGGGCAGCTTCCCTCCTACCCTCACCCAGCTCTTGCAAACGCTTCTTCTGCTCCTCTCTCCACTTTCTGATGCTCTCTGGTTCCTGGCTCAGCCTGTCTGCCTGGGCTACAGCAGCATAGCCATCAGAAGGACCGTTGGCTTCCTAGGAGGGatttgcacacacacaaacatatacatcaTAAGATCACTATTTTAAAATGGTAAGAGACTTAAAGGTgatctagttcaatcccctcattttacagatgagagtctcagacacttctttGAGCTAATCTGTAAACTAACTCCTGGGATTAGGGGTAAAGAAGCTTCCCCACCTGGGCTGCCCCATGGAAGccgccctccccccaaaaaatcaacaACCATCTCTAGTCCTTCATGGGTTTATAAAGATCTCTCCAAGCTATGGGACctctaaaaggaaggaaggaaagaaaggagacattcagtgtctactatgttccag harbors:
- the CLTB gene encoding clathrin light chain B isoform X2; amino-acid sequence: MADDFGLFSSGSGAPGPAEEDPAAAFLAQQESEIAGIENDDEGFGGAAGALQQPAAENGTGIENTGTTVNGDMFQEANGPSDGYAAVAQADRLSQEPESIRKWREEQKKRLQELDAASKVTEQEWREKAKRDLEEWNVRQNEQVEKNKVSNRASEEAFLKESKEEVPGTEWEKVAQLCDFNPKSSRQCKDVSRMRSMLISLKQNPLSR
- the CLTB gene encoding clathrin light chain B isoform X1, with protein sequence MADDFGLFSSGSGAPGPAEEDPAAAFLAQQESEIAGIENDDEGFGGAAGALQQPAAENGTGIENTGTTVNGDMFQEANGPSDGYAAVAQADRLSQEPESIRKWREEQKKRLQELDAASKVTEQEWREKAKRDLEEWNVRQNEQVEKNKVSNRIADKAFYQQPDADIIGYVASEEAFLKESKEEVPGTEWEKVAQLCDFNPKSSRQCKDVSRMRSMLISLKQNPLSR